The following proteins are co-located in the Triticum aestivum cultivar Chinese Spring chromosome 1A, IWGSC CS RefSeq v2.1, whole genome shotgun sequence genome:
- the LOC123068482 gene encoding probable 3-hydroxyisobutyrate dehydrogenase-like 3, mitochondrial, translating into MAMEEATATAFGFPAEVRPGGTRVGWIGIGVMGGAMAARLLAAGFAVTAYARTPAKAGALVAAGARLADSPASVAAASDVVFTMVGNPGDVRSVVLDAASGALAGLRPGGVLVDCTSSSPSLAREVAAAARAAGCHAVDCPVSGGDVGARDGTLALLAGGDEAVVAWLAPLFAHLGRPTYMGPPGSGQSSKIANQIAVAGAVVGLGESLAFAGAAGLDERLFLGAVSKGAAGSRVMDIFGERALSRDFSSGGSVRYIIKDLGMALEVGDGQEEEEVNVLPGSALYRQMFSAMAANGDGELCLQGLITVVERLNGIMRK; encoded by the coding sequence ATGGCCATggaggaggcgacggcgacggcgtttGGCTTCCCGGCGGAGGTGCGGCCGGGGGGCACGCGGGTGGGCTGGATCGGCATCGGCGTCATGGGCGGCGCCATGGCCGCGCGCCTCCTGGCCGCCGGGTTCGCGGTGACCGCCTACGCGCGCACGCCGGCCAAGGCGGGGGCCCTGGTCGCCGCCGGAGCGCGCCTCGCGGACTCGCCGGCCTCCGTGGCCGCGGCCTCCGACGTGGTCTTCACCATGGTCGGCAACCCCGGGGACGTCCGCTCCGTGGTCCTGGACGCAGCCTCGGGCGCCCTCGCGGGCCTCCGCCCCGGCGGCGTCCTCGTGGACTGCACGAGCTCGTCCCCCTCCCTCGCGCGCGAGGTCGCCgcggccgcgcgcgccgccggctGCCACGCCGTCGACTGCCCCGTCTCCGGCGGCGACGTCGGCGCGCGCGACGGCACGCTCGCCCTCCTCGCCGGCGGGGACGAGGCCGTGGTGGCCTGGCTCGCCCCGCTCTTCGCGCACCTCGGCCGGCCGACCTACATGGGCCCACCCGGCAGCGGGCAGAGCAGCAAGATCGCGAACCAGATCGCGGTGGCCGGCGCCGTGGTCGGCCTCGGCGAGTCCCTGGCCTTCGCCGGAGCCGCCGGGCTCGACGAGCGGCTGTTCCTCGGCGCGGTGTCCAAGGGCGCCGCGGGGTCGCGCGTGATGGACATCTTCGGGGAGCGCGCGCTGAGCCGCGACTTCTCGTCCGGGGGATCCGTGCGGTACATCATCAAGGACCTCGGCATGGCGCTGGAGGTCGGcgacggccaggaggaggaggaggtcaacgTGCTGCCAGGGTCGGCGCTGTACCGGCAGATGTTCTCGGCCATGGCGGCCAACGGCGACGGCGAGCTGTGCCTGCAGGGACTGATCACCGTCGTCGAGCGCCTGAACGGCATAATGCGCAAGTAA